Proteins from one Mycteria americana isolate JAX WOST 10 ecotype Jacksonville Zoo and Gardens chromosome 1, USCA_MyAme_1.0, whole genome shotgun sequence genomic window:
- the ARAP1 gene encoding arf-GAP with Rho-GAP domain, ANK repeat and PH domain-containing protein 1 isoform X3 yields the protein MANKEDAEPVTGRPRSLRVNSLFSEDELIEDYYDAPPANSPGTLGDRMDGTAAAPLSPTIKAGWLDKNPPQGSYIYQKRWVKLDADHLRYFDTEKDAYSKRFIPVSSISRIASVGDQKFEVVTNNRNFVFRAESDADRNEWIRTLQQIAEERKSKALERTSTSLTTNGAADPADKSGFLELRGFKHKLFVAVAGDKVFLYKNAEDYRLGIGITYIEMNVGNVKEVDRRGFDLTTPYRIFSFSADSDQEKEEWVEAMQQSIAEALSNSEVAERIWAVESNRFCADCGSPKPDWASINLCVVICKRCAGEHRGLGPGITKVRSLKMDRKVWTEELIELFHQIGNAVANQFWAANVPPSEAITPASGSQERRRFLIAKYREGKYRRYHPLFGNQEELDRALCAAVTTSDLAETQALLFCGAAVTCATGDPQCPTPLALAEKSGQRLQMEFLLHNKTSETPRLEVGGSEEKPYSVPLPSVTHNGFLYKTPSMAKPVGERKGQEEFSRRWCTLQDGVLSYYENDRNAVPNGEIKVEEIVCLVNNPPHAHGIESTFEVYIESERLYLFGLESPDSAREWLKSIAKSFVHPRAEELLALDFERIGRLHYKGGLNLERAKEGWFALAGSTLHVCFEDSERQEPLQLRKLQELSIQGDNEVLVLVERRRTLYIQGERKLDFLGWVHAIQKAAGGSGHTLAEQQLTESDVPLLVDRCIDYITQCGLTSEGIYRKSGQNSKTTSLLEMLRRDARSVRLKEGEHQVDDVANTLKRFFRDLGDGLFTGRWGQDWLRATALEDEEAKIGEYRRLLGTLPTVNRATLKALINHLFRVQRFSGENQMNTHNLAIVFGPTLFQTDGKDYKAGRVVEDLISHYVKIFNVNDQEMKKQQDEIMAIMKMREAASSGTQQAGDFICTVYLEEKKTEAEQHVKIPATMTAEELTFEILDRRKIVTKEKDYWSCFEVNEREEAERPLHYSEKVLPILHCLGTESYLVVKKQMSMENMLIYLASRVGDCKHGMMKFREERNLLGLGLSTGFHDRYFILNHTCLRLYKEVRSLKQRPPPLENSHKPEKEWPVRNLKVYLGIKKKLRPPTCWGFTVFYENEKHEKQQWYLCCDTQADLREWFATFLHVQNGGALWPSETSKVRASRSPQDSRLGNISLIPLRGNESEMRNSVAAFATDPLTLLRNV from the exons ATGGCCAACAAG GAGGATGCGGAGCCCGTGACGGGGCGGCCTCGGTCCCTGCGTGTCAACAGCCTCTTCAGCGAGGACGAGCTCATCGAGGATTACTACGATGCTCCCCCCGCCAA cagccccggcacgCTCGGCGACCGCATGGATGGCACTGCCGCCGCCCCGCTCTCGCCCACCATCAAAGCAGGGTGGCTGGACAAGAACCCACCGCAGGG GTCCTACATCTACCAGAAGCGCTGGGTGAAGCTGGATGCCGACCACCTCCGCTATTTTGACACTGAAAAG gacGCCTATTCCAAGCGGTTCATCCCCGTCTCCTCCATCTCCCGCATCGCCAGCGTCGGGGACCAGAAATTCGAGGTCGTCACCAACAACCGCAACTTCGTGTTTCGGGCCGAGAGCGATG CGGACCGGAACGAGTGGATACGGACCCTGCAGCAGATCGCGGAGGAGCGGAAGAGCAAAGCTCTGGAGAGGACGTCGACGTCCCTGACCACCAACGGTGCCGCCGACCCGGCCGACAAGAGCggcttcctggagctgcgggGGTTTAAGCACAAGCTGTTCGTGGCGGTGGCCGGGGACAAAGTTTTCCTCTACAAGAATGCGGAg GATTATCGGCTGGGGATCGGCATCACCTACATCGAGATGAACGTGGGGAACGTCAAGGAGGTGGACCGCAGGGGCTTCGATCTCACGACGCCGTACAGGATCTTCAG CTTCTCCGCCGACTCGGaccaggagaaggaggagtgGGTGGAAGCCATGCAGCAGTCCATCGCCGAGGCTCTCTCCAACTCGGAGGTAGCGGAGAGGATCTGGGCGGTGGAGTCCAATCGCTTCTGCGCCGACTGCGGCTCGCCCAAGCCCGACTGGGCTTCCATCAACCTCTGCGTCGTCATCTGCAAGAGATGCGCAG GGGAGCACCGGGGCTTGGGCCCCGGCATCACCAAAGTCCGGAGCCTGAAGATGGACAGGAAGGTGTGGACGGAGGAGCTGATCGAG CTCTTCCACCAGATCGGCAACGCCGTGGCCAACCAGTTCTGGGCCGCCAACGTGCCCCCCAGCGAGGCCATCACCCCCGCCAGCGGCAGCCAGGAGAGGAGACGCTTCCTCATCGCCAAATACCGGGAGGGCAAGTACCGCCGCTACCACCCGCTCTTTGGCAACCAGGAGGAGCTCGACAGG GCTCTGTGCGCGGCCGTCACCACCAGTGACCTGGCGGAGACGCAGGCTCTGCTCTTCTGCGGGGCGGCGGTGACCTGTGCCACCGGGGACCCCCAGTGCCCCACGCCCCTGGCCTTGGccgagaagagcgggcagaggctgcAGATGGAGTTCCTGCTCCACAACAAAACCTCAG AGACGCCACGCCTGGAGGTGGGGGGCAGCGAGGAGAAGCCCTACTCCGTGCCCCTGCCCTCCGTCACCCACAACGGCTTCCTCTACAAGACCCCCTCCATGGCCAAGCCCGTCGGCGAGCGGAAGGGCCAGGAAG AGTTCAGCCGGCGCTGGTGCACGCTGCAGGACGGCGTCCTCAGCTACTACGAGAACGACCGCAACGCCGTGCCCAACGGCGAGATCAAGGTGGAGGAGATCGTGTGCCTGGTGAACAACCCGCCCCACGCCCACGG GATCGAGAGCACGTTCGAGGTCTACATCGAGTCGGAGAGGCTCTACCTGTTCGGGCTGGAGAGCCCCGATTCTGCTCGGGAATGGCTCAAGTCCATCGCCAAG TCCTTCGTCCATCCCCGCGCCGAGGAGCTGCTGGCTCTCGACTTCGAGCGGATCGGCCGCCTGCACTACAAGGGCGGCCTCAACCTGGAGCGAGCCAAGGAGGGCTGGTTCGCCCTGGCCGGCTCCACGCTCCACGTCTGCTTCGAGGACAGCGAGCGGCAGGAGCCTCTCCAGCTGCGCAAGCTGCAGGAGCTCT CCATCCAGGGAGACAAcgaggtgctggtgctggtggagAGACGGAG GACGCTGTACATCCAGGGGGAGAGGAAGCTGGATTTCCTGGGCTGGGTCCACGCCATCCAGAAGGCTGCGGGCGGCTCGGGGCACACcttggcagagcagcagctgacGGAGTCGGACGTCCCGCTGCTGGTGGACCGCTGCATCGACTACATCACCCAGTGCG GGCTGACGTCCGAGGGCATCTACCGCAAGAGCGGGCAGAACTCCAAGACCACCAGCCTGCTGGAGATGCTGCGCCGGGACGCCCGCAGCGTCCGTCTGAAGGAGGGCGAGCACCAGGTGGACGACGTCGCCAACACCCTCAAACGCTTCTTCCGCGACCTCGGGGACGGGCTCTTCACCGGGCGATGGGGCCAGGACTGGCTGCGGGCGACGG CGCTGGAGGACGAGGAGGCGAAGATCGGCGAGTACCGGCGGCTGCTGGGCACCCTCCCCACGGTGAACCGGGCCACGCTGAAGGCCCTCATCAACCACCTCTTTCG GGTCCAACGCTTCTCTGGGGAGAACCAGATGAACACGCACAACCTGGCCATCGTCTTCGGGCCCACGCTCTTCCAGACGGACGGGAAGGACTACAAGGCGGGACGCGTGGTGGAGGACCTCATCAGCCACTACGTGAAGATCTTTAAC GTCAACGACCAAGAGATgaagaagcagcaggatgagATCATGGCCATCATGAAGATGCGGGAGGCAGCGTCCAGTGGGACGCAG CAAGCCGGGGACTTCATCTGCACTGTCTACCTGGAGGAGAAGAAGACGGAGGCAGAGCAGCACGTCAAG ATCCCGGCCACCATGACAGCCGAGGAGCTCACCTTCGAGATCTTAGACCGGAGGAAAATCGTCACGAAGGAGAAGGACTATTGGAGCTGCTTCGAAGTGAACGAGAGGGAGGAGGCAG AGCGGCCCTTGCACTACTCGGAAAAAGTCCTGCCCATTTTGCACTGCCTGGGGACGGAGAGCTACCTGGTGGTGAAGAAGCAGATGTCCATGGAGAACATGCTCATCTACCTCG CCAGCAGAGTGGGCGACTGCAAGCACGGCATGATGAAGTTTCGGGAGGAGAGGAACCTGCTGGGGCTCGGCCTGAGCACCGGCTTCCACGACCGCTACTTCATCCTCAACCATACCTGCCTGCGCCTCTACAAGGAAGTGCGg AGCCTGAAGCAGCGGCCCCCCCCCTTGGAGAAC agCCACAAGCCGGAGAAGGAGTGGCCCGTCAGGAACCTGAAGGTCTACCTGGGCATTAAGAAGAAGCTTCGGCCCCCGACGTG CTGGGGCTTTACGGTCTTCTATGAAAACGAGAAGCACGAGAAGCAGCAATG GTACCTGTGCTGTGACACCCAGGCCGATCTGCGGGAGTGGTTTGCCACCTTCCTCCACGTGCAG AACGGCGGGGCCCTGTGGCCCTCGGAGACCTCCAAGGTGCGGGCGTCGCGGTCGCCGCAGGACTCCAGGTTGGGTAACATCTCCCTCATCCCGCTGCGGGGCAATGAGAGTGAGATGAGGAACAGTGTGGCTGCTTTTGCTACTGACCCTCTAACC ctcctgcGAAACGTCTGA
- the ARAP1 gene encoding arf-GAP with Rho-GAP domain, ANK repeat and PH domain-containing protein 1 isoform X2, which yields MANKEDAEPVTGRPRSLRVNSLFSEDELIEDYYDAPPANGGSGWSDHVPSPRPPAPASSGSSPGTLGDRMDGTAAAPLSPTIKAGWLDKNPPQGSYIYQKRWVKLDADHLRYFDTEKDAYSKRFIPVSSISRIASVGDQKFEVVTNNRNFVFRAESDADRNEWIRTLQQIAEERKSKALERTSTSLTTNGAADPADKSGFLELRGFKHKLFVAVAGDKVFLYKNAEDYRLGIGITYIEMNVGNVKEVDRRGFDLTTPYRIFSFSADSDQEKEEWVEAMQQSIAEALSNSEVAERIWAVESNRFCADCGSPKPDWASINLCVVICKRCAGEHRGLGPGITKVRSLKMDRKVWTEELIELFHQIGNAVANQFWAANVPPSEAITPASGSQERRRFLIAKYREGKYRRYHPLFGNQEELDRALCAAVTTSDLAETQALLFCGAAVTCATGDPQCPTPLALAEKSGQRLQMEFLLHNKTSETPRLEVGGSEEKPYSVPLPSVTHNGFLYKTPSMAKPVGERKGQEEFSRRWCTLQDGVLSYYENDRNAVPNGEIKVEEIVCLVNNPPHAHGIESTFEVYIESERLYLFGLESPDSAREWLKSIAKSFVHPRAEELLALDFERIGRLHYKGGLNLERAKEGWFALAGSTLHVCFEDSERQEPLQLRKLQELSIQGDNEVLVLVERRRTLYIQGERKLDFLGWVHAIQKAAGGSGHTLAEQQLTESDVPLLVDRCIDYITQCGLTSEGIYRKSGQNSKTTSLLEMLRRDARSVRLKEGEHQVDDVANTLKRFFRDLGDGLFTGRWGQDWLRATALEDEEAKIGEYRRLLGTLPTVNRATLKALINHLFRVQRFSGENQMNTHNLAIVFGPTLFQTDGKDYKAGRVVEDLISHYVKIFNVNDQEMKKQQDEIMAIMKMREAASSGTQQAGDFICTVYLEEKKTEAEQHVKIPATMTAEELTFEILDRRKIVTKEKDYWSCFEVNEREEAERPLHYSEKVLPILHCLGTESYLVVKKQMSMENMLIYLASRVGDCKHGMMKFREERNLLGLGLSTGFHDRYFILNHTCLRLYKEVRSHKPEKEWPVRNLKVYLGIKKKLRPPTCWGFTVFYENEKHEKQQWYLCCDTQADLREWFATFLHVQNGGALWPSETSKVRASRSPQDSRLGNISLIPLRGNESEMRNSVAAFATDPLTLLRNV from the exons ATGGCCAACAAG GAGGATGCGGAGCCCGTGACGGGGCGGCCTCGGTCCCTGCGTGTCAACAGCCTCTTCAGCGAGGACGAGCTCATCGAGGATTACTACGATGCTCCCCCCGCCAA CGGTGGCAGCGGCTGGAGCgaccacgtccccagcccacgtCCGCCCGCGCCCGCCTCgtccggcagcagccccggcacgCTCGGCGACCGCATGGATGGCACTGCCGCCGCCCCGCTCTCGCCCACCATCAAAGCAGGGTGGCTGGACAAGAACCCACCGCAGGG GTCCTACATCTACCAGAAGCGCTGGGTGAAGCTGGATGCCGACCACCTCCGCTATTTTGACACTGAAAAG gacGCCTATTCCAAGCGGTTCATCCCCGTCTCCTCCATCTCCCGCATCGCCAGCGTCGGGGACCAGAAATTCGAGGTCGTCACCAACAACCGCAACTTCGTGTTTCGGGCCGAGAGCGATG CGGACCGGAACGAGTGGATACGGACCCTGCAGCAGATCGCGGAGGAGCGGAAGAGCAAAGCTCTGGAGAGGACGTCGACGTCCCTGACCACCAACGGTGCCGCCGACCCGGCCGACAAGAGCggcttcctggagctgcgggGGTTTAAGCACAAGCTGTTCGTGGCGGTGGCCGGGGACAAAGTTTTCCTCTACAAGAATGCGGAg GATTATCGGCTGGGGATCGGCATCACCTACATCGAGATGAACGTGGGGAACGTCAAGGAGGTGGACCGCAGGGGCTTCGATCTCACGACGCCGTACAGGATCTTCAG CTTCTCCGCCGACTCGGaccaggagaaggaggagtgGGTGGAAGCCATGCAGCAGTCCATCGCCGAGGCTCTCTCCAACTCGGAGGTAGCGGAGAGGATCTGGGCGGTGGAGTCCAATCGCTTCTGCGCCGACTGCGGCTCGCCCAAGCCCGACTGGGCTTCCATCAACCTCTGCGTCGTCATCTGCAAGAGATGCGCAG GGGAGCACCGGGGCTTGGGCCCCGGCATCACCAAAGTCCGGAGCCTGAAGATGGACAGGAAGGTGTGGACGGAGGAGCTGATCGAG CTCTTCCACCAGATCGGCAACGCCGTGGCCAACCAGTTCTGGGCCGCCAACGTGCCCCCCAGCGAGGCCATCACCCCCGCCAGCGGCAGCCAGGAGAGGAGACGCTTCCTCATCGCCAAATACCGGGAGGGCAAGTACCGCCGCTACCACCCGCTCTTTGGCAACCAGGAGGAGCTCGACAGG GCTCTGTGCGCGGCCGTCACCACCAGTGACCTGGCGGAGACGCAGGCTCTGCTCTTCTGCGGGGCGGCGGTGACCTGTGCCACCGGGGACCCCCAGTGCCCCACGCCCCTGGCCTTGGccgagaagagcgggcagaggctgcAGATGGAGTTCCTGCTCCACAACAAAACCTCAG AGACGCCACGCCTGGAGGTGGGGGGCAGCGAGGAGAAGCCCTACTCCGTGCCCCTGCCCTCCGTCACCCACAACGGCTTCCTCTACAAGACCCCCTCCATGGCCAAGCCCGTCGGCGAGCGGAAGGGCCAGGAAG AGTTCAGCCGGCGCTGGTGCACGCTGCAGGACGGCGTCCTCAGCTACTACGAGAACGACCGCAACGCCGTGCCCAACGGCGAGATCAAGGTGGAGGAGATCGTGTGCCTGGTGAACAACCCGCCCCACGCCCACGG GATCGAGAGCACGTTCGAGGTCTACATCGAGTCGGAGAGGCTCTACCTGTTCGGGCTGGAGAGCCCCGATTCTGCTCGGGAATGGCTCAAGTCCATCGCCAAG TCCTTCGTCCATCCCCGCGCCGAGGAGCTGCTGGCTCTCGACTTCGAGCGGATCGGCCGCCTGCACTACAAGGGCGGCCTCAACCTGGAGCGAGCCAAGGAGGGCTGGTTCGCCCTGGCCGGCTCCACGCTCCACGTCTGCTTCGAGGACAGCGAGCGGCAGGAGCCTCTCCAGCTGCGCAAGCTGCAGGAGCTCT CCATCCAGGGAGACAAcgaggtgctggtgctggtggagAGACGGAG GACGCTGTACATCCAGGGGGAGAGGAAGCTGGATTTCCTGGGCTGGGTCCACGCCATCCAGAAGGCTGCGGGCGGCTCGGGGCACACcttggcagagcagcagctgacGGAGTCGGACGTCCCGCTGCTGGTGGACCGCTGCATCGACTACATCACCCAGTGCG GGCTGACGTCCGAGGGCATCTACCGCAAGAGCGGGCAGAACTCCAAGACCACCAGCCTGCTGGAGATGCTGCGCCGGGACGCCCGCAGCGTCCGTCTGAAGGAGGGCGAGCACCAGGTGGACGACGTCGCCAACACCCTCAAACGCTTCTTCCGCGACCTCGGGGACGGGCTCTTCACCGGGCGATGGGGCCAGGACTGGCTGCGGGCGACGG CGCTGGAGGACGAGGAGGCGAAGATCGGCGAGTACCGGCGGCTGCTGGGCACCCTCCCCACGGTGAACCGGGCCACGCTGAAGGCCCTCATCAACCACCTCTTTCG GGTCCAACGCTTCTCTGGGGAGAACCAGATGAACACGCACAACCTGGCCATCGTCTTCGGGCCCACGCTCTTCCAGACGGACGGGAAGGACTACAAGGCGGGACGCGTGGTGGAGGACCTCATCAGCCACTACGTGAAGATCTTTAAC GTCAACGACCAAGAGATgaagaagcagcaggatgagATCATGGCCATCATGAAGATGCGGGAGGCAGCGTCCAGTGGGACGCAG CAAGCCGGGGACTTCATCTGCACTGTCTACCTGGAGGAGAAGAAGACGGAGGCAGAGCAGCACGTCAAG ATCCCGGCCACCATGACAGCCGAGGAGCTCACCTTCGAGATCTTAGACCGGAGGAAAATCGTCACGAAGGAGAAGGACTATTGGAGCTGCTTCGAAGTGAACGAGAGGGAGGAGGCAG AGCGGCCCTTGCACTACTCGGAAAAAGTCCTGCCCATTTTGCACTGCCTGGGGACGGAGAGCTACCTGGTGGTGAAGAAGCAGATGTCCATGGAGAACATGCTCATCTACCTCG CCAGCAGAGTGGGCGACTGCAAGCACGGCATGATGAAGTTTCGGGAGGAGAGGAACCTGCTGGGGCTCGGCCTGAGCACCGGCTTCCACGACCGCTACTTCATCCTCAACCATACCTGCCTGCGCCTCTACAAGGAAGTGCGg agCCACAAGCCGGAGAAGGAGTGGCCCGTCAGGAACCTGAAGGTCTACCTGGGCATTAAGAAGAAGCTTCGGCCCCCGACGTG CTGGGGCTTTACGGTCTTCTATGAAAACGAGAAGCACGAGAAGCAGCAATG GTACCTGTGCTGTGACACCCAGGCCGATCTGCGGGAGTGGTTTGCCACCTTCCTCCACGTGCAG AACGGCGGGGCCCTGTGGCCCTCGGAGACCTCCAAGGTGCGGGCGTCGCGGTCGCCGCAGGACTCCAGGTTGGGTAACATCTCCCTCATCCCGCTGCGGGGCAATGAGAGTGAGATGAGGAACAGTGTGGCTGCTTTTGCTACTGACCCTCTAACC ctcctgcGAAACGTCTGA
- the ARAP1 gene encoding arf-GAP with Rho-GAP domain, ANK repeat and PH domain-containing protein 1 isoform X1, protein MANKEDAEPVTGRPRSLRVNSLFSEDELIEDYYDAPPANGGSGWSDHVPSPRPPAPASSGSSPGTLGDRMDGTAAAPLSPTIKAGWLDKNPPQGSYIYQKRWVKLDADHLRYFDTEKDAYSKRFIPVSSISRIASVGDQKFEVVTNNRNFVFRAESDADRNEWIRTLQQIAEERKSKALERTSTSLTTNGAADPADKSGFLELRGFKHKLFVAVAGDKVFLYKNAEDYRLGIGITYIEMNVGNVKEVDRRGFDLTTPYRIFSFSADSDQEKEEWVEAMQQSIAEALSNSEVAERIWAVESNRFCADCGSPKPDWASINLCVVICKRCAGEHRGLGPGITKVRSLKMDRKVWTEELIELFHQIGNAVANQFWAANVPPSEAITPASGSQERRRFLIAKYREGKYRRYHPLFGNQEELDRALCAAVTTSDLAETQALLFCGAAVTCATGDPQCPTPLALAEKSGQRLQMEFLLHNKTSETPRLEVGGSEEKPYSVPLPSVTHNGFLYKTPSMAKPVGERKGQEEFSRRWCTLQDGVLSYYENDRNAVPNGEIKVEEIVCLVNNPPHAHGIESTFEVYIESERLYLFGLESPDSAREWLKSIAKSFVHPRAEELLALDFERIGRLHYKGGLNLERAKEGWFALAGSTLHVCFEDSERQEPLQLRKLQELSIQGDNEVLVLVERRRTLYIQGERKLDFLGWVHAIQKAAGGSGHTLAEQQLTESDVPLLVDRCIDYITQCGLTSEGIYRKSGQNSKTTSLLEMLRRDARSVRLKEGEHQVDDVANTLKRFFRDLGDGLFTGRWGQDWLRATALEDEEAKIGEYRRLLGTLPTVNRATLKALINHLFRVQRFSGENQMNTHNLAIVFGPTLFQTDGKDYKAGRVVEDLISHYVKIFNVNDQEMKKQQDEIMAIMKMREAASSGTQQAGDFICTVYLEEKKTEAEQHVKIPATMTAEELTFEILDRRKIVTKEKDYWSCFEVNEREEAERPLHYSEKVLPILHCLGTESYLVVKKQMSMENMLIYLASRVGDCKHGMMKFREERNLLGLGLSTGFHDRYFILNHTCLRLYKEVRSLKQRPPPLENSHKPEKEWPVRNLKVYLGIKKKLRPPTCWGFTVFYENEKHEKQQWYLCCDTQADLREWFATFLHVQNGGALWPSETSKVRASRSPQDSRLGNISLIPLRGNESEMRNSVAAFATDPLTLLRNV, encoded by the exons ATGGCCAACAAG GAGGATGCGGAGCCCGTGACGGGGCGGCCTCGGTCCCTGCGTGTCAACAGCCTCTTCAGCGAGGACGAGCTCATCGAGGATTACTACGATGCTCCCCCCGCCAA CGGTGGCAGCGGCTGGAGCgaccacgtccccagcccacgtCCGCCCGCGCCCGCCTCgtccggcagcagccccggcacgCTCGGCGACCGCATGGATGGCACTGCCGCCGCCCCGCTCTCGCCCACCATCAAAGCAGGGTGGCTGGACAAGAACCCACCGCAGGG GTCCTACATCTACCAGAAGCGCTGGGTGAAGCTGGATGCCGACCACCTCCGCTATTTTGACACTGAAAAG gacGCCTATTCCAAGCGGTTCATCCCCGTCTCCTCCATCTCCCGCATCGCCAGCGTCGGGGACCAGAAATTCGAGGTCGTCACCAACAACCGCAACTTCGTGTTTCGGGCCGAGAGCGATG CGGACCGGAACGAGTGGATACGGACCCTGCAGCAGATCGCGGAGGAGCGGAAGAGCAAAGCTCTGGAGAGGACGTCGACGTCCCTGACCACCAACGGTGCCGCCGACCCGGCCGACAAGAGCggcttcctggagctgcgggGGTTTAAGCACAAGCTGTTCGTGGCGGTGGCCGGGGACAAAGTTTTCCTCTACAAGAATGCGGAg GATTATCGGCTGGGGATCGGCATCACCTACATCGAGATGAACGTGGGGAACGTCAAGGAGGTGGACCGCAGGGGCTTCGATCTCACGACGCCGTACAGGATCTTCAG CTTCTCCGCCGACTCGGaccaggagaaggaggagtgGGTGGAAGCCATGCAGCAGTCCATCGCCGAGGCTCTCTCCAACTCGGAGGTAGCGGAGAGGATCTGGGCGGTGGAGTCCAATCGCTTCTGCGCCGACTGCGGCTCGCCCAAGCCCGACTGGGCTTCCATCAACCTCTGCGTCGTCATCTGCAAGAGATGCGCAG GGGAGCACCGGGGCTTGGGCCCCGGCATCACCAAAGTCCGGAGCCTGAAGATGGACAGGAAGGTGTGGACGGAGGAGCTGATCGAG CTCTTCCACCAGATCGGCAACGCCGTGGCCAACCAGTTCTGGGCCGCCAACGTGCCCCCCAGCGAGGCCATCACCCCCGCCAGCGGCAGCCAGGAGAGGAGACGCTTCCTCATCGCCAAATACCGGGAGGGCAAGTACCGCCGCTACCACCCGCTCTTTGGCAACCAGGAGGAGCTCGACAGG GCTCTGTGCGCGGCCGTCACCACCAGTGACCTGGCGGAGACGCAGGCTCTGCTCTTCTGCGGGGCGGCGGTGACCTGTGCCACCGGGGACCCCCAGTGCCCCACGCCCCTGGCCTTGGccgagaagagcgggcagaggctgcAGATGGAGTTCCTGCTCCACAACAAAACCTCAG AGACGCCACGCCTGGAGGTGGGGGGCAGCGAGGAGAAGCCCTACTCCGTGCCCCTGCCCTCCGTCACCCACAACGGCTTCCTCTACAAGACCCCCTCCATGGCCAAGCCCGTCGGCGAGCGGAAGGGCCAGGAAG AGTTCAGCCGGCGCTGGTGCACGCTGCAGGACGGCGTCCTCAGCTACTACGAGAACGACCGCAACGCCGTGCCCAACGGCGAGATCAAGGTGGAGGAGATCGTGTGCCTGGTGAACAACCCGCCCCACGCCCACGG GATCGAGAGCACGTTCGAGGTCTACATCGAGTCGGAGAGGCTCTACCTGTTCGGGCTGGAGAGCCCCGATTCTGCTCGGGAATGGCTCAAGTCCATCGCCAAG TCCTTCGTCCATCCCCGCGCCGAGGAGCTGCTGGCTCTCGACTTCGAGCGGATCGGCCGCCTGCACTACAAGGGCGGCCTCAACCTGGAGCGAGCCAAGGAGGGCTGGTTCGCCCTGGCCGGCTCCACGCTCCACGTCTGCTTCGAGGACAGCGAGCGGCAGGAGCCTCTCCAGCTGCGCAAGCTGCAGGAGCTCT CCATCCAGGGAGACAAcgaggtgctggtgctggtggagAGACGGAG GACGCTGTACATCCAGGGGGAGAGGAAGCTGGATTTCCTGGGCTGGGTCCACGCCATCCAGAAGGCTGCGGGCGGCTCGGGGCACACcttggcagagcagcagctgacGGAGTCGGACGTCCCGCTGCTGGTGGACCGCTGCATCGACTACATCACCCAGTGCG GGCTGACGTCCGAGGGCATCTACCGCAAGAGCGGGCAGAACTCCAAGACCACCAGCCTGCTGGAGATGCTGCGCCGGGACGCCCGCAGCGTCCGTCTGAAGGAGGGCGAGCACCAGGTGGACGACGTCGCCAACACCCTCAAACGCTTCTTCCGCGACCTCGGGGACGGGCTCTTCACCGGGCGATGGGGCCAGGACTGGCTGCGGGCGACGG CGCTGGAGGACGAGGAGGCGAAGATCGGCGAGTACCGGCGGCTGCTGGGCACCCTCCCCACGGTGAACCGGGCCACGCTGAAGGCCCTCATCAACCACCTCTTTCG GGTCCAACGCTTCTCTGGGGAGAACCAGATGAACACGCACAACCTGGCCATCGTCTTCGGGCCCACGCTCTTCCAGACGGACGGGAAGGACTACAAGGCGGGACGCGTGGTGGAGGACCTCATCAGCCACTACGTGAAGATCTTTAAC GTCAACGACCAAGAGATgaagaagcagcaggatgagATCATGGCCATCATGAAGATGCGGGAGGCAGCGTCCAGTGGGACGCAG CAAGCCGGGGACTTCATCTGCACTGTCTACCTGGAGGAGAAGAAGACGGAGGCAGAGCAGCACGTCAAG ATCCCGGCCACCATGACAGCCGAGGAGCTCACCTTCGAGATCTTAGACCGGAGGAAAATCGTCACGAAGGAGAAGGACTATTGGAGCTGCTTCGAAGTGAACGAGAGGGAGGAGGCAG AGCGGCCCTTGCACTACTCGGAAAAAGTCCTGCCCATTTTGCACTGCCTGGGGACGGAGAGCTACCTGGTGGTGAAGAAGCAGATGTCCATGGAGAACATGCTCATCTACCTCG CCAGCAGAGTGGGCGACTGCAAGCACGGCATGATGAAGTTTCGGGAGGAGAGGAACCTGCTGGGGCTCGGCCTGAGCACCGGCTTCCACGACCGCTACTTCATCCTCAACCATACCTGCCTGCGCCTCTACAAGGAAGTGCGg AGCCTGAAGCAGCGGCCCCCCCCCTTGGAGAAC agCCACAAGCCGGAGAAGGAGTGGCCCGTCAGGAACCTGAAGGTCTACCTGGGCATTAAGAAGAAGCTTCGGCCCCCGACGTG CTGGGGCTTTACGGTCTTCTATGAAAACGAGAAGCACGAGAAGCAGCAATG GTACCTGTGCTGTGACACCCAGGCCGATCTGCGGGAGTGGTTTGCCACCTTCCTCCACGTGCAG AACGGCGGGGCCCTGTGGCCCTCGGAGACCTCCAAGGTGCGGGCGTCGCGGTCGCCGCAGGACTCCAGGTTGGGTAACATCTCCCTCATCCCGCTGCGGGGCAATGAGAGTGAGATGAGGAACAGTGTGGCTGCTTTTGCTACTGACCCTCTAACC ctcctgcGAAACGTCTGA